A window from Hallerella porci encodes these proteins:
- the ruvA gene encoding Holliday junction branch migration protein RuvA, translated as MIESLHGILIERHPTFAVIECGGVGYGVQISSRTGERLPQEGSELTMLTHLVVREDAMELFGFADSQEKEVFLNMISVNGVGPKTAQRILSGISPGDFLAIIAREDKTALGKIKGVGKKTAEQFILALKDKAIALSSVSGGEQTALLSPNQSEAVLALHTLGVKDPAAQKAVEKAVEILGVNASVTQIIPEALKHV; from the coding sequence ATGATTGAAAGTTTACACGGAATTTTGATTGAGCGACACCCGACTTTTGCAGTGATTGAATGCGGCGGAGTCGGTTACGGCGTTCAAATTTCTTCGCGCACAGGCGAACGCTTGCCGCAAGAAGGTTCAGAACTCACGATGTTAACGCATTTAGTCGTCCGCGAAGATGCGATGGAACTCTTCGGATTTGCCGATTCTCAAGAAAAAGAAGTTTTCTTAAATATGATTTCGGTAAATGGCGTCGGGCCCAAAACCGCTCAGCGGATTCTTTCTGGCATTTCTCCGGGAGATTTTTTAGCGATTATCGCCCGCGAAGACAAAACTGCCCTCGGAAAAATTAAAGGCGTCGGAAAAAAGACTGCCGAACAGTTCATTCTCGCTCTCAAAGACAAAGCGATTGCCCTCTCGTCCGTCTCTGGGGGTGAACAAACGGCATTACTTTCTCCGAATCAAAGCGAAGCGGTCTTGGCGCTGCATACTCTCGGCGTCAAAGACCCCGCTGCCCAAAAAGCGGTCGAAAAAGCGGTCGAAATTCTCGGCGTTAACGCTTCGGTCACGCAAATCATTCCCGAAGCCCTCAAACACGTTTAA
- a CDS encoding ATP-dependent helicase C-terminal domain-containing protein, whose amino-acid sequence MDDSAFQTLPLYESASVIRQEIRKQKNLLLTAPTGSGKSTLVPWILASEKEELAKVAVLEPRRLAVTSLAGFLGSLLPENSCVGYRIRFESNSSPSTKILFTTYGNFLESILHKAENFDWIVFDEFHERRAEMDLLLAYFLALQKTSPQAPRIAILSAELNREELENILQVPCLKVGKPGFPVQILNQDSPVGTPLAKNVEKALRTLERNRIWETSLVFLPGKGEISTVHRHLDEAFGYGKVKILDLFGGQEKSIEREIFLHTKEPRIVLSTNIAETSLTIPNVTGVIDSGLERTTEFNAEQKRNILKLSRISLQNAVQRTGRAGRTQKGVCIRLWNSREESLFPKGIIPEILKSDLRPLILKIAALAKRAQVPFDAILLPTKPDAKNFEKAFAELVKNQFLTDEKCITILGEKVLQIPLNDLSLAKAYAEAEKISALSIALFSILDADEMQSKERTPLNALELARDLTEKGNRLSREIRLAHKRLLDYAKENDRKKFSADNSDDAIAIFLNAFPESIAIANSNSYKTPTDTFPISPASVNDAKAILVFHLLRTNSQQKSEMRAGLYLPVPEKFLQHENATVRYELLWRSGQERYIGLLIRSHGDVEISREEILPQEANAETLQKLLALTADTWMERHRRENFSHLWMDEANQILLCKMKLAAENFPDFGLPLWNDEDVELVTADFFDGVFLMRDLSPERFRKKMQEYFGENMLSWLAKMFPDFLVLPNGKRAHYHYVENSPVELSARIEDLMTFRGEHFITQGKVKVRYDILAPNFRTAQKTWDLTGFWKNTYPQIRKELRGRYPKHPWPESVL is encoded by the coding sequence ATGGACGATTCCGCATTTCAAACGCTCCCGCTTTATGAAAGCGCGAGCGTTATTCGTCAAGAAATTCGTAAACAAAAAAATCTTCTTTTAACGGCGCCGACCGGCTCCGGAAAATCCACTTTGGTTCCGTGGATTCTCGCTTCCGAAAAAGAAGAACTTGCCAAAGTCGCAGTTCTCGAACCGAGACGTTTAGCGGTGACAAGTCTCGCCGGATTTCTCGGAAGTCTTTTGCCCGAAAATTCCTGCGTCGGTTACCGCATTCGATTCGAAAGCAATTCTTCGCCTTCGACAAAAATTCTCTTCACCACTTACGGCAATTTTTTAGAATCCATTTTGCACAAAGCCGAAAATTTCGACTGGATTGTTTTCGATGAATTTCACGAACGCCGCGCCGAAATGGATTTGCTTCTCGCCTATTTTTTAGCGTTACAAAAAACATCTCCGCAAGCGCCGCGCATTGCGATTCTCTCGGCAGAACTCAACCGCGAAGAACTCGAAAATATTTTACAAGTTCCGTGTTTAAAAGTCGGAAAGCCCGGTTTTCCGGTGCAAATTCTCAATCAAGATTCTCCCGTCGGAACGCCTCTCGCAAAAAATGTGGAGAAAGCGCTTCGCACTTTAGAGCGCAATCGAATTTGGGAAACTTCCCTCGTTTTTCTTCCGGGCAAAGGCGAAATTTCTACGGTGCACCGCCACTTAGACGAAGCATTCGGTTACGGAAAAGTGAAAATTTTGGATTTATTCGGCGGCCAAGAAAAATCGATTGAACGCGAAATTTTTTTGCATACAAAAGAACCGCGGATTGTCCTTTCGACAAATATCGCAGAAACGAGTTTGACAATTCCGAACGTTACCGGCGTCATCGATTCCGGTTTAGAACGCACGACCGAATTTAACGCCGAACAAAAACGGAACATTTTAAAACTCAGCCGAATTTCTCTGCAAAATGCGGTGCAGCGCACGGGGCGCGCGGGAAGAACGCAGAAAGGCGTTTGCATTCGTCTGTGGAATTCTCGCGAAGAATCGCTTTTCCCGAAAGGCATTATTCCCGAAATTTTGAAAAGCGATTTGCGTCCGCTCATCTTAAAAATTGCAGCCCTCGCTAAGCGTGCGCAAGTTCCGTTCGATGCCATTCTTTTGCCGACAAAGCCCGACGCAAAAAATTTTGAAAAAGCTTTTGCGGAACTCGTCAAAAATCAATTTTTAACCGACGAAAAATGCATCACCATTCTCGGCGAAAAAGTTTTGCAAATTCCGTTGAACGATTTATCGCTCGCCAAAGCTTACGCCGAAGCCGAAAAAATTTCTGCGCTTTCCATTGCGCTATTCAGCATTCTCGATGCCGATGAAATGCAAAGCAAAGAGCGGACGCCGCTCAATGCGCTCGAACTTGCCCGCGATTTAACCGAAAAAGGAAATCGCCTTTCACGAGAAATTCGACTTGCCCACAAACGCCTTCTCGATTATGCCAAAGAAAATGACCGCAAAAAATTTTCTGCGGATAATTCCGACGATGCAATCGCCATTTTCTTGAACGCATTTCCCGAAAGCATAGCGATTGCAAACAGCAACTCTTACAAAACGCCGACGGATACTTTTCCCATTTCGCCTGCGAGCGTAAACGATGCCAAAGCGATTCTCGTCTTTCATTTACTGCGCACGAATTCGCAGCAAAAATCCGAAATGCGCGCGGGCCTTTATCTGCCTGTTCCCGAAAAATTTTTGCAGCACGAAAACGCAACCGTTCGCTATGAACTGCTTTGGCGCTCGGGGCAAGAACGCTACATTGGACTTTTGATTCGAAGTCACGGCGATGTGGAAATTTCCCGCGAAGAAATTCTCCCGCAAGAAGCGAACGCCGAAACTTTGCAAAAACTTTTAGCGCTCACCGCAGACACTTGGATGGAGCGTCACCGCCGCGAAAATTTTTCGCATTTGTGGATGGACGAAGCGAATCAAATTCTTCTTTGCAAGATGAAACTCGCCGCCGAAAATTTTCCCGATTTTGGACTTCCTTTGTGGAATGACGAAGATGTGGAACTCGTCACCGCAGATTTTTTTGACGGCGTTTTTTTAATGCGCGATCTTTCGCCCGAACGCTTCCGCAAAAAAATGCAAGAATACTTCGGCGAAAATATGCTCAGTTGGCTCGCAAAAATGTTTCCGGATTTTCTCGTTCTTCCAAACGGCAAGCGGGCGCATTATCATTATGTGGAAAATTCTCCCGTCGAACTTTCTGCACGCATCGAAGACCTGATGACATTCCGCGGTGAACATTTTATCACGCAAGGAAAAGTGAAAGTCCGCTACGATATTTTAGCGCCGAATTTTCGCACGGCGCAGAAAACGTGGGATTTAACAGGATTTTGGAAAAATACTTATCCCCAAATACGAAAAGAGCTTCGGGGTCGTTACCCGAAGCATCCTTGGCCCGAAAGCGTTCTTTAA
- a CDS encoding MATE family efflux transporter, translated as MLEGIYSRIFPARIFQRGKLKKNGDMKDVLIIALPMLLSMSFDTLMTFVDRLFLSKLGPAEMNAALGGGGVTIVLFSLFTGAISYTTAMVSQRLGAKKYTECARIFVQAIYFSLFCVPFLLLTIPFGHWIFSMQHLDVEQLSAQTTYFDILMFGGVISLVRNVAPCFFSGIGETKIVMKAAFAGMLVNVICNYFLIFGFGPIPKCGVAGAAYGTLIGNAVSTIILFATYFGKRYRNRFGTTLSFALNGKLLKELLQRGLPSGVEMFLNMAAFQLLILMFHGLGSVSATAASIMFNWDMVAYVPLIGLEVATTSLVGRYVGAKAGAAANRVTYSGLKIGWMYSALIGLLFLFLPGVLADIFRPEAADATAASLSIFDAARPHAIFMIRLAILYIMVEVFLVVYAGALRGAGDTLWVMFASALMNWAAAIALYVTAYVFQFSPRYAWAAIVCVYCTAPILFRFRWKSGKWRSKVMLK; from the coding sequence ATGTTGGAAGGAATTTATTCGAGAATTTTTCCGGCTCGAATTTTTCAGCGTGGAAAATTAAAAAAGAACGGCGACATGAAGGATGTGCTGATTATTGCACTGCCGATGCTCCTTTCTATGTCTTTTGACACGCTGATGACCTTTGTCGATAGGCTTTTCCTTTCAAAGCTTGGACCTGCCGAAATGAATGCGGCTCTCGGTGGCGGGGGAGTCACGATTGTGCTTTTCTCGCTTTTTACGGGGGCGATTAGTTATACGACGGCGATGGTTTCGCAGCGTCTCGGGGCGAAAAAATATACCGAATGTGCGCGCATTTTTGTGCAGGCGATTTACTTTTCCCTTTTTTGCGTGCCGTTTTTGCTTCTCACGATTCCGTTCGGGCATTGGATTTTTTCGATGCAGCATTTGGATGTCGAGCAACTTTCGGCGCAGACGACTTACTTTGATATTTTGATGTTTGGCGGGGTGATTAGTCTGGTTCGCAATGTAGCGCCTTGCTTTTTCAGCGGAATTGGTGAAACGAAAATTGTGATGAAAGCGGCGTTCGCCGGGATGCTCGTCAATGTCATCTGCAATTATTTTTTGATTTTTGGATTTGGACCGATTCCGAAATGCGGTGTCGCGGGAGCCGCTTACGGAACTCTCATCGGGAATGCCGTTTCGACGATAATTCTCTTCGCCACTTATTTTGGGAAACGTTACCGCAATCGTTTTGGGACGACTCTTTCTTTTGCGCTCAACGGAAAATTGTTAAAAGAATTGCTCCAACGCGGGCTTCCGTCTGGCGTTGAAATGTTCCTCAATATGGCGGCGTTCCAACTTTTGATTTTAATGTTTCACGGACTCGGCTCGGTTTCGGCGACGGCTGCGTCCATTATGTTTAACTGGGACATGGTCGCTTACGTTCCGCTCATCGGTTTAGAAGTGGCGACGACAAGTTTGGTCGGGCGTTATGTGGGCGCAAAAGCGGGGGCGGCAGCGAATCGGGTGACTTATTCGGGATTAAAAATTGGATGGATGTATTCGGCGTTAATCGGACTTTTGTTTTTATTTTTGCCCGGAGTTCTTGCGGACATTTTCCGCCCCGAAGCCGCTGATGCGACGGCTGCTTCGCTTTCGATTTTTGATGCGGCGCGTCCTCATGCGATTTTTATGATTCGGCTTGCGATTCTTTACATTATGGTCGAAGTTTTTTTGGTGGTTTATGCGGGCGCTCTCCGCGGGGCGGGCGATACGCTTTGGGTCATGTTTGCGAGCGCACTCATGAATTGGGCTGCGGCGATTGCGCTTTATGTGACCGCTTACGTATTTCAATTTTCGCCCCGTTATGCGTGGGCAGCAATCGTTTGCGTCTATTGCACTGCTCCCATTTTATTCCGATTCCGTTGGAAAAGCGGAAAATGGCGTAGCAAGGTAATGCTCAAATAA
- the ruvB gene encoding Holliday junction branch migration DNA helicase RuvB → MSERIISPEQANGEEADLERSLRPETLADFTGEDHIKESLQIAIEAAKRRGEALDHCLFAGPPGLGKTTLSGIIAKEMGVGIHITSGPVLEKASDLAGLLTSLGENDVLFIDEIHRLGRVIEEYLYPAMEDFRLDIMLDSGPAARSVNLPLKHFTLIGATTRTGLLTGPLRDRFGLHYRLDLYPAKDLEQILKRSAKILNVKITDEAAKILSSKCRGTPRIANRVLRRARDVAEVRGEGIIDLEVAERTLKMLGIDNRGLDPMDRKILSTIATNFSGGPVGLGTIGASLGEEPDTLEEVYEPFLIQQGLLSRTPRGRVLTPTAYQALHIPMPNGMQSELPFA, encoded by the coding sequence ATGTCCGAACGCATTATTTCTCCCGAACAAGCAAATGGCGAAGAAGCGGATTTGGAGAGAAGCCTCCGCCCCGAAACCCTCGCCGATTTTACCGGCGAAGATCACATCAAAGAAAGTTTGCAAATTGCGATTGAAGCCGCCAAACGTCGCGGTGAAGCGTTGGATCATTGCCTTTTCGCAGGTCCTCCCGGACTCGGCAAAACGACTCTTTCGGGAATTATCGCCAAAGAAATGGGAGTCGGCATTCACATTACCAGCGGTCCCGTTTTAGAAAAAGCGAGCGATCTTGCAGGACTTCTCACAAGTCTTGGCGAAAACGATGTGCTTTTTATCGATGAAATTCACCGCTTAGGCCGCGTCATCGAAGAATATCTTTATCCCGCGATGGAAGATTTTCGCTTGGATATTATGCTCGATTCCGGGCCCGCTGCCCGCAGCGTCAATTTACCGCTCAAGCATTTTACGTTAATCGGCGCTACGACGCGGACAGGGCTTTTGACCGGACCACTCCGCGATCGCTTTGGTTTACATTACCGTTTGGATCTTTACCCCGCCAAAGATTTGGAGCAGATTTTAAAACGCAGCGCCAAAATTTTGAATGTTAAAATCACCGATGAAGCGGCGAAAATTTTGAGTTCAAAATGCCGAGGCACGCCGCGTATTGCAAACCGAGTGCTTCGCCGTGCCCGCGATGTCGCCGAAGTGCGCGGCGAAGGAATTATCGATTTAGAAGTCGCCGAACGCACGCTGAAAATGCTCGGGATTGATAATCGCGGCTTAGATCCGATGGATCGAAAAATTCTTTCGACGATTGCAACGAATTTTTCGGGCGGTCCAGTCGGACTCGGAACAATTGGTGCATCCCTTGGCGAAGAACCCGATACCCTTGAAGAAGTTTACGAACCTTTCCTCATCCAGCAAGGACTTCTTTCGCGGACTCCGCGCGGGCGCGTTTTAACCCCGACCGCTTACCAAGCGCTGCATATTCCGATGCCCAATGGGATGCAAAGCGAATTGCCTTTCGCATAA